A genome region from Variovorax paradoxus includes the following:
- a CDS encoding glycosyltransferase, which yields MTSTSYETQMSSARIAVVIPSYKVTRHIAPLIASIPSYVWKIYVVDDACPDQSGNFVKANCSDPRITVVFHEVNQGVGGAVMTGYRAAIKDGAQVIVKIDGDGQMDPALIPNFVDPILSGEADYTKGNRFFDLEKVRAMPKVRLFGNAVLSLMTKLSSGYWDLFDPTNGYTAIHARVAEHLPMEKLSRRYFFETDVLFRLNTLRAVVMDVPMEAQYGDEVSNLKISKIVTEFLFKHARNFMKRIGYNYYLRDMSLGSLELPVGLLLFCGGGVFGIYHWANSMRAGVETSSGTVMLAALPILMGIQLILSFFGQDIAAVPRTPLHKKISRHVL from the coding sequence ATGACCTCCACCAGCTACGAAACGCAGATGTCGAGTGCCCGGATCGCGGTCGTGATCCCGTCCTACAAAGTCACCCGGCACATCGCGCCGCTGATTGCATCTATCCCGTCGTACGTGTGGAAAATCTACGTAGTGGACGACGCCTGTCCCGACCAATCGGGTAATTTTGTCAAGGCCAATTGTTCCGATCCGCGAATCACCGTCGTTTTTCATGAAGTCAACCAAGGCGTCGGCGGTGCGGTAATGACCGGTTACCGCGCCGCCATAAAGGACGGGGCCCAGGTCATCGTGAAGATCGATGGCGACGGGCAGATGGACCCGGCGCTCATTCCGAATTTTGTAGACCCCATTCTTTCGGGGGAGGCCGATTACACCAAGGGAAACCGGTTCTTCGACCTGGAGAAGGTCCGCGCCATGCCGAAGGTCCGCCTCTTCGGCAATGCGGTTCTCTCGTTGATGACCAAGCTCTCATCCGGCTATTGGGATCTCTTCGATCCGACGAACGGCTACACGGCCATTCACGCGCGTGTGGCTGAACACTTGCCCATGGAAAAATTGAGCCGGCGCTACTTTTTTGAAACTGATGTGCTTTTTCGGCTCAATACGTTGCGTGCGGTGGTCATGGATGTGCCTATGGAAGCGCAATACGGCGACGAGGTGAGCAATTTGAAAATATCCAAAATCGTGACTGAGTTTCTTTTCAAGCACGCCAGAAATTTCATGAAGCGAATCGGCTATAACTACTATCTACGCGATATGTCGCTCGGTTCGCTCGAGTTGCCGGTTGGACTATTGCTGTTTTGTGGTGGCGGTGTTTTCGGTATTTACCACTGGGCCAATTCGATGCGCGCCGGCGTTGAAACCTCGTCAGGCACGGTAATGCTCGCTGCACTTCCCATCCTGATGGGAATTCAACTGATTCTTTCATTTTTTGGTCAAGACATTGCCGCGGTTCCGCGCACACCTTTGCACAAGAAGATTTCACGGCATGTGCTGTGA